A section of the Engystomops pustulosus chromosome 3, aEngPut4.maternal, whole genome shotgun sequence genome encodes:
- the MTERF4 gene encoding transcription termination factor 4, mitochondrial isoform X2, with protein sequence MVSLCLRRVIVFSRTSLGLRSMSSIPIARQALLDLGFSEEQTEKIQGMRCPQHKMPNIKELCFIGLSPKTVLRILEERPELLKMTDKELRNRVDALRVLGLGEGSLQNSLSRCPALLSVPRSHLQAVIHCLKNRCQFTSLQVLKILHAAPETLTQDPSHIEDLFQYVYFRMGAKHQDIISSQVFETSVNEIKVRHQFLERLGKFQPPDKKRVCPPSNPKLKDVIQLSEEDFLTRVAHSSSEELDTFRKILEREEHEGEQDIEDEEDELINNDDDSASENEDSEENVRGYKSKRRHKKK encoded by the exons atg GTGTCCCTGTGTCTCAGACGCGTCATTGTATTCAGCCGGACTAGTCTAGGTTTGAGGAGCATGTCTAGTATTCCTATTGCTAGACAGGCACTTCTCGACCTTGGGTTCTCTGAGGAGCAAACTGAGAAGATCCAGGGTATGAGATGCCCTCAACACAAGATGCCCAACATCAAGGAACTCTGTTTCATTGGACTGAGCCCCAAAACAGTACTGAGAATACTGGAAGAAAGACCAGAGCTATTAAAGATGACGGACAAGGAGCTGAGAAACAGGGTAGATGCTCTGAGGGTCCTTGGCCTTGGTGAAG GATCTCTTCAGAACTCCCTTTCAAGATGCCCGGCTCTTCTATCAGTGCCCCGCTCCCATCTACAAGCTGTGATACATTGCCTCAAGAATAGATGCCAGTTTACATCACTGCAGGTACTGAAAATCCTACATGCAGCTCCCGAAACTCTGACTCAAGATCCCAGCCATATAGAAGACTTGTTTCAG TATGTATATTTCCGCATGGGTGCGAAGCATCAGGACATAATTTCCTCTCAAGTTTTTGAAACCTCGGTTAACGAGATAAAAGTTCGTCACCAGTTCCTGGAACGTCTTGGTAAGTTCCAGCCTCCTGACAAGAAAAGGGTGTGTCCTCCTTCTAACCCCAAACTGAAGGATGTCATCCAACTCTCCGAGGAGGATTTCCTCACCCGTGTGGCACATTCCTCATCCGAAGAACTTGACACTTTTCGAAAAATTCTGGAGAGAGAGGAACATGAAGGTGAACAGGACATTGAGGATGAGGAAGATGAGCTGATCAATAATGACGATGATTCGGCAAGTGAAAATGAAGACTCCGAAGAAAATGTGCGGGGTTATAAATCAAAACGCCGCCATAAGAAGAAATAG
- the MTERF4 gene encoding transcription termination factor 4, mitochondrial isoform X1 has translation MFLTVPYLILRRLRARREQVRGEIRYEPPPRPYRESNNDINRRQLLRRRRRRRIFPARISLSEIDEHDIKERYRLNSDVIMSLYELIKKDLISTTKRSNAVPGIVKLLCALHYFTSGSLQSHVAEAGGITQSTFSRALSEVISAILKLADQFIKFPSDTAGLQLVKQGFQGISGFPDVLGAVGCTHIAISPPSEMEQMYRNKKHYHSINVQIICDADMRILDVVSQCPGSTHDSSVLKESGIYDRFEKGEFDGWLLGDAGHGVKPWLLTPFEMPSTESEIRYNLSHSATYSVVERTIDVLKSRFRCLDNPNGVLLYNPEKVSKIILVCCIIHNIAVVKNIEVDLAQDLRPSIKDESTEDDTMEGTVQRDKVVAEYFSG, from the exons ATGTTTTTGACGGTGCCGTATCTGATTCTGAGAAGACTAAGAGCCCGGCGTGAACAAGTCCGTGGAGAGATTCGCTATGAGCCCCCACCACGTCCGTACAGAGAAAGTAATAATGATATAAATCGGAGGCAGTTGTTAAGAAGGCGTCGGCGCAGGAGAATATTCCCTGCAAGGATCAGTCTGTCTGAAATCGATGAGCACGATATCAAAGAACGTTACCGCCTTAATTCAGATGTTATAATGTCTCTATATGAACTCATCAAGAAAGACTTGATCTCGACCACCAAGAGAAGTAATGCCGTTCCGGGGATCGTGAAATTACTCTGTGCCCTCCACTATTTCACCAGCGGGTCCTTACAGAGCCACGTGGCAGAAGCTGGTGGCATAACCCAAAGCACCTTCAGCCGCGCGCTTTCTGAGGTTATATCCGCTATTCTGAAACTCGCTGACCAGTTCATAAAGTTCCCGAGTGACACTGCCGGCTTACAGCTGGTAAAGCAAGGCTTCCAGGGCATCAGTGGGTTTCCAGATGTCCTGGGAGCAGTGGGTTGTACACATATTGCCATATCACCACCCTCTGAGATGGAGCAGATGTATCGCAACAAGAAACACTACCACTCCATCAACGTGCAGATTATATGTGACGCAGACATgaggattttggatgtagtttcaCAGTGTCCTGGTTCCACACATGACTCTTCAGTCCTGAAAGAGTCTGGAATTTATGACAGATTCGAGAAAGGAGAATTTGATGGCTGGTTGTTGG GGGATGCGGGACATGGCGTTAAACCTTGGCTCCTAACGCCATTTGAGATGCCTTCTACAGAGTCAGAAATACGTTACAACTTGTCACATAGCGCCACGTATTCTGTGGTGGAGAGAACTATCGATGTCCTGAAAAGCCGCTTCCGCTGTTTGGACAATCCCaatggggttctcctgtataacCCTGAGAAAGTCAGTAAAATCATacttgtctgctgtattatacacaaTATCGCAGTAGTGAAGAACATTGAGGTGGACCTGGCGCAGGATCTCCGACCTTCCATCAAAGATGAATCTACGGAGGATGATACAATGGAGGGTACGGTGCAGAGGGATAAAGTGGTGGCCGAATACTTCTCAG GATAA